In Ptychodera flava strain L36383 chromosome 21, AS_Pfla_20210202, whole genome shotgun sequence, a genomic segment contains:
- the LOC139121039 gene encoding uncharacterized protein — translation MATKQSFQLEIVDAANENRPRTVIQVQKEIADLLKSPNLDSNIKQAILNQAIAAHNGKQKENGKQTSQHSKDGENETQAQQDQVEPTKKTSTENNTNIDKVHIWTDREETLLVVLRSDMEDVFKQSVRHEKLWQSIVSEMEKAGIYVTISQVRDKWKNLKKSYMEVIDNRKKTGGERKTCRHFKEFDNLYGMKESTNPTCTIDSLNLTDTSNKNKDSIVTTVTEMTDMTTTNTADTTQTTASTDATPRKSRKRNKTSDRVSPQDKIIAAISQMEKKNDDLFELMEKQHTEKMKRMDRMLNLYERSLSKN, via the exons atggccaccaaacAATC CTTTCAGCTTGAAATTGTTGATGCGGCGAACGAAAATCGCCCACGAACAGTTATTCAAGTCCAGAAAGAAATTgcagatttgttgaaatcacCGAACCTTG ACTCCAACATCAAACAAGCTATACTTAACCAGGCTATAGCAGCACATAAcggaaaacaaaaagaaaatggaaagCAAACTAGTCAGCATAGCAAAGATGGAGAGAATGAAACACAAGCACAACAAGATCAAGTAGAGCCTACAAAAAAAACAAGCACAGAAAACAACACTAACATAGATAAAGTTCATATCTGGACAGATAGGGAAGAAACTTTATTAGTTGTTCTGAGATCAGATATGGAAGATGTGTTTAAACAAAGTgtaagacatgaaaaattgtggcAAAGCATTGTGTCAGAAATGGAAAAAGCAGGTATTTATGTTACTATTTCACAAGTGAGAGATAAAtggaaaaatctaaaaaagtCCTACATGGAAGTAATCGATAATAGAAAGAAAACTGGTGGTGAAAGGAAAACTTGTAGACATTTCAAAGAATTTGATAATCTGTATGGGATGAAAGAGTCTACAAATCCTACATGTACCATTGACTCCCTTAATCTAACAGACACAAGTAACAAGAACAAGGATTCTATAGTAACAACAGTGACAGAAATGACAGACATGACAACGACAAATACAGCAGACACAACACAAACCACAGCTTCTACTGATGCAACACCACGTAAATctagaaaaagaaacaaaacatctGACAGAGTTTCCCCTCAAGACAAAATAATTGCAGCAATTTCACAAATGGAAAAGAAAAATGATGATCTGTTTGAGCTAATGGAGAAGCAACACACAGAAAAAATGAAGAGAATGGATAGAATGTTGAATTTATACGAACGGTCTCTGAGTaagaattga
- the LOC139121038 gene encoding putative nuclease HARBI1, whose translation MATEFNEFLVFRNFFEDCDQALDSAAVIQLRTNTAIIVALSCLFLRRKCVPRITNFAENVVPQYSLQDFCIHFRICKDIFTIVLGRISRVISIEHPGGRPQVSPEKQLLVWIWYMVNQESIREVGHIFNLSKSTVHSLVKRVTKAVIATMKDIIKWPAQERQREISQGFQLDYGLPGVVGIIDGTHIRLSGCIGGAQDYINRKGYASMQLQVIVDDHLLITNAYTGWPGCTHDARVLRNSSVFTGIETDQVTLDPGKYIIGDSAYPLREWLITPFRDNGFLNIQQRRFNRVLSSCRQNVERSIGHLKGRVRRLRELPMHSPEDVCETIISGCILHNLCIVHHDDVENYIDLDPQHINDPNQYPNIHVNAPGGIVRRQQLMNHLQ comes from the exons ATGGCGACCGAGTTTAATGAATttctagtttttcgaaattttttTGAGGATTGTGACCAAGCTTTAGACTCCGCAGCAGTTATTCAACTCCGGACAAATACTGCTATCATTGTCGCTCTGAGTTGTTTGTTTTTGCGCCGAAAATGTGTCCCACGGATTACAAACTTTGCAGAAAATGTCGTACCACAGTATTCTTTGCAAGATTTCTGCATACACTTCCGTATCTGCAAAGATATCTTCACCATTGTACTGGGTAGAATCTCCCGTGTTATTTCAATTGAGCATCCTGGTGGCCGACCTCAAGTGAGCCCGGAAAAACAGCTGTTGGTGTGGATTTGGTACATGGTAAATCAAGAATCAATCAGGGAAGTTGGGCACATTTTCAATCTCTCAAAATCGACAGTTCATTCTTTGGTAAAGCGTGTAACCAAAGCTGTCATTGCTACGATGAAAGAT ATTATCAAGTGGCCAGCACAGGAGCGACAAAGGGAGATTTCCCAGGGCTTCCAGCTTGATTATGGTTTGCCAGGTGTCGTCGGAATTATTGATGGAACTCACATTCGACTGTCAGGTTGTATTGGTGGAGCTCAGGATTATATCAATAGGAAAGGTTATGCATCAATGCAACTTCAG GTCATTGTAGACGATCATCTATTGATCACTAACGCATACACTGGATGGCCTGGCTGCACACATGATGCCCGTGTCCTTCGGAATTCTTCAGTGTTTACAGGAATTGAGACAGATCAAGTGACTCTGGATCCCGGAAAATATATCATTGGTGATTCAGCCTACCCTCTGAGAGAATGGCTCATCACTCCTTTCAGAGACAATGGATTTCTCAATATTCAACAACGCAGGTTTAATCGTGTACTTTCATCTTGTCgtcaaaatgttgaaagatCAATTGGGCATTTAAAGGGGCGTGTGAGGAGGCTCAGAGAATTGCCAATGCATAGTCCAGAGGATGTGTGTGAGACCATTATTTCTGGTTGTATTCTGCACAATCTATGCATTGTCCATCATGATGACGTGGAAAACTATATTGATTTAGATCCACAACATATCAATGATCCAAACCAATATCCAAATATTCATGTGAATGCACCTGGAGGTATTGTCAGAAGACAACAACTGATGAATCATTTACAATAA